In the Lepisosteus oculatus isolate fLepOcu1 chromosome 6, fLepOcu1.hap2, whole genome shotgun sequence genome, one interval contains:
- the cabp2a gene encoding calcium-binding protein 2a isoform X3 translates to MGNCTKPSMRSRIKKDRDLRPEEIEELKEAFKEFDKNKDGYISCKDLGECMRTMGYMPTEMELIELSQQICGGKVDFEDFVELMGPKMLAETADMIGVKELRDAFREFDSNGDGQISTAELREAMKKLLGQQLNPREIDEILRDVDLNGDGLVDFEEFVRMMSR, encoded by the exons GATAGGGACCTTCGACCTGAGGAAATAGAAG AGCTGAAGGAGGCGTTTAAGGAGTTTGACAAGAACAAGGATGGCTACATCAGCTGTAAGGACCTGGGGGAGTGCATGAGGACGATGGGATACATGCCCACCGAGATGGAGCTGATTGAGCTCAGCCAGCAGATCT GTGGCGGCAAAGTGGATTTTGAGGATTTTGTGGAGCTGATGGGTCCAAAGATGCTGGCAGAGACAGCAGACATGATCGGGGTGAAAGAGCTGAGAGATGCCTTCCGAGAG TTTGACTCGAACGGTGATGGCCAGATCAGCACGGCGGAGCTGCGTGAAGCCATGAAGAAGCTCCTCGGGCAGCAGCTGAACCCCCGAGAGATCGACGAGATCCTGAGAGACGTGGACCTAAACGGCGACGGGCTGGTCGACTTCGAGG aGTTCGTCCGGATGATGTCACGCTGA